The proteins below are encoded in one region of Limnochorda pilosa:
- a CDS encoding HD-GYP domain-containing protein — protein MQLVPLGAVRPGAVLGRSLYLDERTLLRDGISLSERLLRRLAELGFEAVYVREPDEPDGEEIPDLLSEETRRQASLAVRTYVNRLKRGYAVDLRPVAAAVNQVLDEVLANGSVVLQLGAIRAIRDEQEYLFHHSVRVCATSVLLGIHSGLDQRELKVLGMGAMLHDVGKVQVPQAVLRKQGALTPEERQTMEQHTTHGFEILRQHRDLDIRAAHVAYQHHERWDGSGYPRRLSGEEIHRFARLTAVADVFDALTSQRPYRPAWPAHEAVAFVHEGAGQAFDADVVRTFLARVAPYPVGTLVQLNTGETALVVRLNEKAPARPVVRVWNGRAQAAELDLFVHLEQRIVGPVTPNGMPEGPASPEGPASRP, from the coding sequence GTGCAGCTCGTGCCGCTGGGGGCCGTCCGACCGGGGGCTGTTCTCGGTCGAAGCCTTTACCTCGACGAACGGACGCTCCTCAGGGACGGTATCTCCCTGAGCGAGCGTCTGCTTCGCCGCCTGGCCGAACTCGGGTTCGAGGCCGTCTACGTACGCGAGCCGGATGAGCCCGATGGGGAGGAGATCCCCGATCTCCTGTCGGAGGAGACCCGCCGGCAGGCATCCCTCGCGGTACGAACGTACGTGAACCGTCTGAAGCGGGGCTACGCGGTGGACCTGCGGCCTGTGGCGGCCGCGGTCAACCAGGTGCTGGACGAGGTCCTGGCCAACGGTTCCGTGGTGCTCCAGCTGGGTGCCATCCGGGCCATCCGGGACGAGCAGGAGTACCTGTTTCATCACTCGGTGCGTGTCTGCGCCACCTCGGTACTGCTCGGCATCCACAGCGGCCTCGATCAGCGGGAGCTCAAGGTGCTCGGGATGGGCGCCATGCTCCACGACGTCGGGAAGGTGCAGGTACCTCAGGCCGTGCTCCGCAAACAGGGGGCCCTGACGCCGGAAGAGCGGCAAACCATGGAGCAGCACACCACCCACGGCTTCGAGATCCTGCGGCAGCACCGGGATCTGGACATCCGGGCCGCCCACGTGGCCTACCAGCACCATGAGCGGTGGGACGGTTCGGGCTATCCCCGGCGCCTGAGCGGCGAGGAGATCCACCGCTTCGCCCGCCTGACGGCCGTCGCCGACGTCTTCGACGCACTCACCAGCCAGCGCCCGTACCGGCCCGCGTGGCCCGCTCACGAGGCCGTGGCCTTCGTTCACGAGGGAGCGGGCCAGGCGTTCGATGCCGACGTGGTCCGCACTTTCTTGGCACGGGTCGCACCCTACCCTGTAGGGACGCTCGTCCAGCTGAACACGGGTGAGACGGCCCTGGTGGTCCGGTTGAACGAGAAGGCTCCCGCGCGACCTGTCGTCCGGGTGTGGAACGGTCGCGCTCAGGCCGCGGAGCTGGATCTCTTCGTCCACCTGGAGCAGAGGATCGTCGGCCCCGTGACGCCCAACGGGATGCCGGAGGGTCCTGCGTCGCCGGAGGGCCCCGCAAGCCGCCCATAG
- the asnB gene encoding asparagine synthase (glutamine-hydrolyzing) → MCGIAGWVQWDADLTREAATLEAMCEPLSCRGPDDKGAWLSPHAAVGHRRLVVVDPAGGAQPMTLRREGQTLVLTYNGELYNTAELRAELEARGHAFRGHSDTEVLLAAYAEWGPDCLPRLNGIFAFGVWDEARQHLFLARDRLGVKPLFFAERPGLFLFASELKALLAHPVVEPVVDREGLAEVLVMGPARTPGHGVFRGVAELKPGCWLALDQDGLRTGTYWRLESRPHPHDLETTARRVHDLLEDTVQRQLVSDVPVCTLLSGGLDSSALTAFAAAAYRREGRALRTFSVDYVGNDRHFHPDDFQPTPDAPWVRRVSGFLGTDHREVLIDTARLVDALTAAVRARDLPGMADVDASLYLFSREIKREATVALSGECADEVFGGYPWFRREEDIRSDTFPWARRLETRLRLLAPEVVAELKPQAYLERRYREALTEVPRLPGEEPGEARMREIMYLTLTRWMPVLLDRKDRMSMAVGLEVRVPYCDHRLVEYVWNIPWSMKRAGGVEKGILRRALRGVLPPDVLERRKSPYPKTHNPDYLEAVRGWLLDVLADPGAPILALIDRKAVTGLARDDTPDLDVPFFGQLMRLPQLFAYLVQVDSWMREYRVTLA, encoded by the coding sequence GTGTGCGGGATTGCCGGCTGGGTCCAGTGGGATGCGGACCTCACCCGGGAGGCGGCCACCCTCGAGGCCATGTGCGAGCCCCTGAGCTGCCGGGGACCTGACGACAAGGGCGCCTGGCTCTCGCCCCACGCGGCCGTGGGCCATCGCCGGCTGGTGGTGGTGGATCCGGCCGGGGGCGCCCAGCCCATGACCCTCCGGCGGGAGGGGCAGACCCTGGTGCTCACCTACAACGGCGAGCTGTACAACACCGCTGAGCTGCGGGCCGAGCTGGAAGCCCGGGGCCACGCCTTCCGGGGCCATTCGGACACAGAGGTGCTCCTGGCGGCCTACGCCGAGTGGGGCCCCGACTGCCTCCCCCGGCTGAACGGCATCTTCGCCTTCGGCGTCTGGGACGAGGCCCGCCAGCACCTTTTCCTGGCCAGGGACCGCCTGGGGGTCAAGCCCCTTTTCTTCGCCGAGCGTCCGGGCCTCTTCCTCTTCGCTTCGGAGCTGAAGGCGCTCCTGGCCCACCCGGTCGTGGAACCGGTGGTGGACCGGGAAGGTCTGGCGGAGGTGCTGGTGATGGGGCCAGCACGGACCCCCGGCCACGGGGTCTTCCGCGGGGTGGCCGAGCTGAAGCCGGGTTGCTGGCTCGCCCTCGACCAGGACGGCCTCCGGACCGGTACCTACTGGCGCCTGGAGAGCCGGCCCCACCCCCACGACCTGGAGACCACCGCCCGGCGGGTGCACGACCTGCTGGAAGACACGGTGCAACGCCAGCTCGTCTCCGACGTTCCCGTCTGCACCCTGCTCTCGGGGGGTCTGGACTCCAGTGCCCTCACCGCCTTCGCCGCAGCGGCGTACCGCCGGGAGGGGCGGGCCCTGCGCACCTTCTCCGTCGACTACGTGGGGAACGACCGCCACTTCCACCCGGACGACTTCCAGCCCACGCCCGACGCGCCCTGGGTGCGCCGGGTCTCCGGGTTCCTGGGAACGGATCACCGGGAGGTGCTGATCGACACGGCTCGCCTGGTGGACGCCCTCACGGCCGCCGTCCGGGCCCGCGACCTCCCCGGCATGGCCGACGTGGACGCCTCCCTGTACCTCTTCTCGCGGGAGATCAAGCGGGAGGCGACCGTCGCCCTCTCGGGCGAGTGCGCCGACGAGGTCTTCGGGGGCTATCCCTGGTTTCGCCGGGAGGAAGACATCCGTTCGGACACCTTCCCATGGGCCCGCCGGCTCGAGACCCGCCTGCGCCTCCTGGCGCCAGAGGTGGTGGCCGAGCTGAAACCCCAGGCGTACCTGGAGCGCCGGTACCGGGAGGCCCTGACGGAGGTTCCCCGCCTGCCCGGAGAGGAGCCCGGTGAGGCCCGCATGCGGGAGATCATGTACCTGACCCTCACGCGCTGGATGCCCGTGCTGCTGGACCGCAAGGACCGCATGAGCATGGCGGTGGGCCTGGAGGTTCGGGTCCCCTACTGCGACCACCGGCTGGTGGAGTACGTCTGGAACATCCCCTGGTCCATGAAGAGGGCCGGAGGCGTGGAGAAGGGGATCCTGCGGCGGGCCTTGCGCGGGGTGCTGCCCCCGGACGTCCTCGAGCGGCGCAAGAGCCCCTACCCCAAGACCCACAACCCCGACTACCTGGAGGCCGTTCGGGGCTGGCTCCTGGACGTCCTGGCCGACCCGGGCGCCCCCATCCTGGCCCTGATCGACCGGAAGGCCGTCACCGGCCTGGCCCGGGACGACACCCCCGACCTGGACGTCCCCTTCTTCGGCCAGCTCATGCGCCTGCCCCAGCTCTTCGCCTACCTGGTACAGGTGGATTCGTGGATGCGGGAGTACCGGGTCACCCTGGCGTGA